In the Pseudobacteroides sp. genome, CAGGTTGTTGACAAAGCCCCTATTTTGAAGAGCCAAAACTATCTGAACTGAGAGATATTTTAGCATGCAACGAAGATGTTTGACATAGATATGGAGAAAAGTGTATAATTGCTTCTATGAGCCCAAAAATGCCATAATGTAGCTTGAATATGACCGAAAAATGATAAAATATGACGCAAAACACCATCTCCATCTGGATTTCCCCTTTTCTTCGTCATAATCATCACCATTTCCTTGATATTTTGGGCAATTGCTGTCATCAGAGCTTGTGATTCTACCTTTTCTATCCCTCTGAATCTGGCATATCTATAACCATGAAGTTGCTTTGCGTCCGCAAAGCTACGCTCAATCGTTTCGGAGCGTCTCTGTTTCATATATTCGCCTCTCTCTGATTTGCGATTGAGCTTTACCTGCTCCGCATATTCCTCCCATACATGTCGCTCAATAACCTTTTGGTGTTTTTTGTTATTAGTGCATTGAGATAAAAGGGGGCATACACTACATATTTTGGGATCTGATACATAGCTGCGAAAACCGTTTCTGTTCGTGTTTCGATACTTGAGAACATGACCTTGCACACAAATGTACTGGTTATTTAGCGCATCAAACTGAAACTTGCTCTTGCGAAATAATCCTTTTGTTCCTCCGGGTTTCCGATATGATACTACAGCGTAGATGCCTTTTTCGCTCAAGGTCTTAAGGATGTTCAAGTTGTGATAGCCAGAATCCAGACCCACTGATTCGACGGAGAATCCGAAGCGATTGATCTGATAATTGAGTCTGTCCAGATACACTGTGCTATCATTTATATTACCGGGTGTTATGTACGCGTCTGTGATTATATTATGCTTGCCGTCGCAAGTTCGATGATCCAGATAATGAAATCCCTCGGGCTTGTTGGTCCTGGCCATGTAGCCGCTATCAGGATCAGTAGTGCTTACTTTGATTTCTTTCATTGGCTCGTCAGCGGAATCCTCCTTGGCAGGTAATGGCTTCTTGCCGTGAGCGATGCGATCTTCATTAACTGCTTGTTCGATATCATCAAGATAGTACTGGGTATTCTTCTGCACAAGCTCACGAGTGAACTTCTTATTATTCGCATTGGCCTTCATATGCGTGGAATCAGTGTAAAGGGTCTTACCATCAATATATTCATGCTCGTAAGCAAATTGCACCACATCATCAAACATCTGACGAAACACATCGGTGCCCTGAAATCTTCTTCTGCGGTTCTGACTGATCGTGGAATGATCCGGTACTTTATCAGTGAGATTCAAGTTGAGAAACCATCTGTATGCTACATTGACCTGAACCTCTTTCGCTAATTGACGCTCGGAACGAATACCATACAAGTAACCAATAAACAACATCTTAAAGAGCATGACCGGG is a window encoding:
- a CDS encoding IS1182 family transposase; translated protein: MIKNEYTRQTEIEVVSIEQLVPQDHLLRIIEENYDFSFVRQRMEPLYSKTQGRPAIDPVMLFKMLFIGYLYGIRSERQLAKEVQVNVAYRWFLNLNLTDKVPDHSTISQNRRRRFQGTDVFRQMFDDVVQFAYEHEYIDGKTLYTDSTHMKANANNKKFTRELVQKNTQYYLDDIEQAVNEDRIAHGKKPLPAKEDSADEPMKEIKVSTTDPDSGYMARTNKPEGFHYLDHRTCDGKHNIITDAYITPGNINDSTVYLDRLNYQINRFGFSVESVGLDSGYHNLNILKTLSEKGIYAVVSYRKPGGTKGLFRKSKFQFDALNNQYICVQGHVLKYRNTNRNGFRSYVSDPKICSVCPLLSQCTNNKKHQKVIERHVWEEYAEQVKLNRKSERGEYMKQRRSETIERSFADAKQLHGYRYARFRGIEKVESQALMTAIAQNIKEMVMIMTKKRGNPDGDGVLRHILSFFGHIQATLWHFWAHRSNYTLFSISMSNIFVAC